ATCCGTGCCGCATTCTTCTGATCGACTCCCTGCCACCAAAGATCGAGAAAAAGCAGGCGATTGGTGATGCCGGCGAGCCGCTCCTCCACCTGCGACTTAAATGATCGCGCGTGGGTGTTTGTGGTGTTTTCAGAAAACCAGAGGTAGGCGAACGCGCCAAGCCGGGCAGAACCTTCTGCGATCGATTCGGTGAGCTTCAGGATCGAATGGAAATCAGCGCTCGCCATTGTTGCCTGAAGTCGAGGACGAGCCGACTCAATCCGCATAACCTGCGCGTCCAGGGCCGCCAGATGCCGTTTCAAATTCTTCAGGGGGTCTTTCACGAGGTGAGTGAGGTCCCACCGGTCGGATAAAAGTGATGTGGAAGTCTTACGTGGAACCGGATGTCTGACGGCCATGCCGAGTCTCCTCTCAGGTAAGTTTTGCGCCGGGAACAGGCGGTAGTGTATCACCACGCCACGGTAAGATTGGAGAAAATTGCCGGACTAAACAGGGAAGCCGCGTTGACAGGTCGCTGCCATGGTGCAAGAATTCCTCGAGCGGGGAGAGGGATGAACGATCAGGAGCTTCATCGCGTAGTCCAGTATGTGACGGCGAGCACGTCCTATGGACGGGACACGGTGGCAGATATTCTTCGCACCGGTCTCGGTGAGTTATCGGCGCTGGCCACGCATTCAACGACAATCTTCGAACGGGACGCGTTGCTTGAATATGTGTCCCAGTGGACGATGAAACGGACCGGGCAGCCGGAGCCGTTGGTGCGTGAAGTGCTGGGCTGCGCCGGGCGATGGCTGGATGAAGTCTACGATGCATTGGCCAAACGCCAGCCGGAGGCTTTGAAGCTGAAAGCGAACGATGAGGACGATTCGGAGGTTCAGTAAACGATGGGCCGGTTTCGCCCACGAACCTCGTTCAGGTTGGCTGCGTCTCTACAACGCGGGCACCCGGGGCCGATACCCGCTTGGAAGCGGGAAGAAGAAGGGCTTTCTCAAGAACTGCACGATCGCTGGAGTACGCTTCACCGTCACTGCGCCGATCAATCGAGCCACCTGCGCCTAGGCCGTCTTGTCCGGCGGCTCACCCACCACGATTATGGGGTGAGGGAATCCGCACTCGCTGAGTTGGAGTTGGCCATCCAATTGCTTCGCGTCGGAGTCCGCGTCACGTTTTTGCCGGAGTCGAAGGCGCGAACAGCTGATTTTGAATGTGGTCTCGGTCGCGAACGCTTTTTCGTGGAAGTCACCGCGATGGTGGGGTCGGCGGCGCGTCAGCGATTGCCTTTGCGCGGTCTTGACCTTGATGAGGTGGTTGGAGAGGAGGAGGATCGGGGTGTCATCCTGATCCACAGGATTCTCGCGCGTATCCGACAAAAGGCCAAGCAATTGGCCGACTATTGTGACCCCGTCATGCTCAGTATCTCGATTCCACGAGCCGATCTTCAGGGTGAAAAGAACGCTCGTTCGGAAGCGATCTGGGTGGATCTGAAGGCGCTCGCCGGGGTGGTGACGGTCTTGCTCACCAGGGTGCCGACCCTCAGCGCCGTGTTGATTTCACTCTGGGATGTCGAGCCGCTTCTCTCACGAGGGGCGTTGAGACTTGCCAATGTCGAGATAATCGAACGGCCCAAACAGCAGCGTGCTCAACCGCGTGTGCAGATGCTGATCCGGAATCCTAGCGCTTCAGCTCCACTTTCCGAATATCATGACGCGTCGATCAGACAGATTCTTTAGGATATTTATAAAATGATTGTGCTTTGCCCTTTTCGAGGATTGTACATACCGCCTTTCATTGATTGAGAGCCCAATGGACAGTCTAAGATCCGACATTGATCCAACTCAATACTTCGGCAAGGACCACGGTGGGTGTGACACAAGGTCGTTTATCATGAGAGCGTCGCTGCCGCTCTCCTTCAGGTGGAGGGTTAAGCGGCATGCTATATTGGCTTCCATATGGATGATCGTATAAAGCCATGAAGACCAACGGCACTCTGGCTAGACGGTTTCCTTCTCACTTGCTTGCGCAGCTCCCCTAGAGGTCTACGCCGTGTCTCTATGGCGAAGCTGAAGGATGTGTTTGTGTTTCTTCGGAGACGTGGATGGTCAGAGTATCGCCATGAGGGAGGTAGCCATCGGGTGTGAGGACATCCCGACGGGCGGCAGATCACCATTGCGGTTCATCTCGGCAGGGAGATCAACCGGCCGACTCTTGCGAAGATCCTCGAACAAGCCGGGTACTTGCTACAAGATTTCTGGAATCATTGATGTGAGGTCTTCTTGTTAGAGGCCCGCTATCTGCGCATTCGCTACCAGTTTAGTTGAATATCGCTACGATCCCTTCCGGGCATTGTAAATTCGACCGCCGATTCGCTGATAACGTTGGAAGACCGCGATCGCCTCATCTCGGCAACGATCGCGGGTCACGGAAATTCCTCGGTCTTCCAGCGTCGCCACCCAGTTTTTTGGTTTCGGAGCTTCGTCAAACCCGATCGCCGTTGCATCGGACGCTCGCGCCGCGCAGACGACTTTGCGAACTCCGGACCAAAGGATTGCGCCATAACACATGGCACAGGGCTCGCAGCTTGTGATCAGTTCAAGCTTCGGCAGACCGGGTGCGCCAAGATCGAACTGCTTCAGAGTCCGGTGTGCATTGGCGAGGGCGACGACTTCAGCGTGAGCAAGAGAACAGTTGGTGGGTTCGACGATGTTGACCCCGACGGCGATGAGCCGCCCTGTTTGCGATTCAAACACGGCAGCGCCGAAAGGACCACCGGTTTTAGCGGTGACATTGGTCAGGGTCAGTTGGATGACGAATTGCATGCGATCGGTAGCCGCTACGAGAGGTTTGTGCTGGAGACGCACAAGACGGATGGCCCAAGGTGGCAGACGAAAGGGAGATGCGGATGAGAAGCGGCTCTTCACGACGGCAACGAAAGCTTCAACGCCTCAAGATTCTTCGTCACCATGGCGTCGCCGTTCTTCGTTGAGACGTCAATGCCCGTCGCGCAGACGGTTCGGCATTCGTCGAGGCGCTCCAGCTTCTGGAGGGATTGCGCGAGCCCATAATAGGCAGCCGAGTAGGTGGGCTTGACGATGACACATTGCTGCAACGCCTTCGCGGCTTCTTCAAAGTTCCCGTCGTCCATATAGGCTTTCCCCAAGCCGAACCAGGCCACGTCATCGTTCGGGTCTATGGCAAGAACTTTCTTCAGCGGCTCGATTCGTGGATTCGGCATAATGGCTCCTCTTGTTAATGGGAAACGATAACAGTGCCGGCGCACATTGTCTATGGCGTTTTCTGCATGATAATCTCACGACGGATATCGTATCTCGTTCAAGCGTTTCAAGTTGCTGGTTTCAAGTTATGAGTTCGGATTGATGAATTCCGAGGTGGAACTTGAAACCTGAAACTAGGAACGAGGAACCAGTTCTCCAGAACGAACAACGTTTCACTGGTTTTAGTTATGGGAAACACCGGTCTCGTTTATCATCCGACGTATCTTGAGCATGACATGGGAGTCGGGCATCCGGAATCTCCCGATCGGCTGCGCGCCATCATGCAGCAATTGGCGACGAGTGGAACCGCTGCTCGACTGGTCAGCATCGAACCGCGAAAGGCCGAGGATGAGTGGATCACGCAGGTCCACAATCCCAATTATCTGGCGTCGCTCAACCGACAAGCGCCTACGAGTGGCCGAGTTTCGCTCGATCCTGATACGTCCATGTCTCCAGGCACACTGCATGCCGCGTATTTCGCGGCAGGAGGGGCATTGGCGGCGGTCGATGCCATCATGGCACAGGAGGTCGATCACGTGTTCTGCGCTGTTCGGCCTCCCGGTCACCATGCCGAAGCCGGGCGGGCGATGGGGTTCTGTTTCTTCAATAATGTGGCGATTGCCGCGCGGTATATCCAGAAAAAACATGGGCTCACCAGAGTGCTGATCGTCGATTGGGACGTCCATCACGGGAATGGGACGCAGCATAGTTTCGAGGACGATCCTTCTGTCTTGTTTTTCAGCACACATCAATATCCCCATTATCCCGGCACGGGTCGAGGAACCGAGCGAGGCAAAGAGACGGGAGAGGGGTTCACGATCAATGTGCCGATGGAGGCCGGTGAGGGGGACGACGAGTATCGGGCCGTATTTCAGAAAGTGCTCGTGGCGGCAGCCGATGATTTCAAGCCGGAGTTTGTCATCATCTCAGCCGGCTTCGATGCGCATAAAGATGATCCGTTGGCCGGTATGGGATTGACGGAATCCGGCTATGCGGAGTTGACCGAGATCGTGGCGGGTATCGCGAAACGCCACGCGAACGGTCGCATTCTATCTGCGCTCGAAGGCGGCTACAATCTGAGGGCGCTCGCCGCCTCTGTTGATGTCCACATCAAGGCGCTGTTGAACGCGTGACACATGGAATGAAGATCGGCCTGGGTGTGCTGGGTATGGTTGTGAGGCCACGTCCGACAGCCGAATCACTGCGTCAGGCAGTAAGGAAGATATCATGAAGCATCCGTTATTGATCGACACCGAAACACTCCAGCAGCAATTAGGCCGTCCTGATCTTGTCGTCATCGACGTCCGAGGCAAGGCTACGTATGAGTTCGGCGGGCATATTCCCGGGGCCGTGCATTCCACATGGCATGAGTACAGCGATCCCAATGCCGTTGCGAAAGGATTACTGAATCCGGCTCTCGGTGAGATCGAGCGTATTCTCCAGCGGCTTGGGGTCAATCAGGACAGCGACGTCGTGATCTATTCCAATCCCTTCGACAATTGGGGCGATGAAGGGCGGATGTTTTGGATGTTGGAATATCTGGGACACACCCGGTTGCGTATTTTGAATGGTGGGTGGGTGAAGTGGACCGCCGAGAAGCGGCCGTTTGAGCATGGACCGGTCTCCCCGGCGAAGGGAAATTTCAAAGCTCAACCACGGCCGGATGTGATCGCGTGGAAGAACGACGTGAAAGGCCTCGTCGGTGGGCCGCATCCGCAGACGGCGATTCTCGATGCGCGGAGCGTTGAAGAGTATCTCGGCAAGGAGGTATCGGGTCTTCCCCGGCCCGGGCACATCCCTTCAGCCATACACGTGGCGTGGAATGGGTTCTTGAATAAGGATGCGACGGTTAAAGAGCTGTCCGTGATCAGGGAGATGTTGGCCGCGAAGGGGATAGACAACGGGCAGGACGTCATTTGCTATTGCACAGGCGGAGTGCGATCAGCCTGGCTCTATTTCATTCTCAAGCTGGTCGGATATTCGAAGCTCAGAAACTACCCCGGCTCGTGGTGGGAGTGGAGTCGTGACTTTGCCTGTCCGGCCGAAAAAGACCTCCATGCGCTTCAGAAAATGCTTGGATTTGATCCGGCCTCCAAGCCTTCTTGACAGTCTGAAGGAGCGCTGTGTAAGGTGATT
The nucleotide sequence above comes from Candidatus Nitrospira nitrificans. Encoded proteins:
- a CDS encoding histone deacetylase family protein codes for the protein MGNTGLVYHPTYLEHDMGVGHPESPDRLRAIMQQLATSGTAARLVSIEPRKAEDEWITQVHNPNYLASLNRQAPTSGRVSLDPDTSMSPGTLHAAYFAAGGALAAVDAIMAQEVDHVFCAVRPPGHHAEAGRAMGFCFFNNVAIAARYIQKKHGLTRVLIVDWDVHHGNGTQHSFEDDPSVLFFSTHQYPHYPGTGRGTERGKETGEGFTINVPMEAGEGDDEYRAVFQKVLVAAADDFKPEFVIISAGFDAHKDDPLAGMGLTESGYAELTEIVAGIAKRHANGRILSALEGGYNLRALAASVDVHIKALLNA
- a CDS encoding tetratricopeptide repeat protein — its product is MPNPRIEPLKKVLAIDPNDDVAWFGLGKAYMDDGNFEEAAKALQQCVIVKPTYSAAYYGLAQSLQKLERLDECRTVCATGIDVSTKNGDAMVTKNLEALKLSLPS
- a CDS encoding nucleoside deaminase is translated as MQFVIQLTLTNVTAKTGGPFGAAVFESQTGRLIAVGVNIVEPTNCSLAHAEVVALANAHRTLKQFDLGAPGLPKLELITSCEPCAMCYGAILWSGVRKVVCAARASDATAIGFDEAPKPKNWVATLEDRGISVTRDRCRDEAIAVFQRYQRIGGRIYNARKGS
- a CDS encoding sulfurtransferase, producing MKHPLLIDTETLQQQLGRPDLVVIDVRGKATYEFGGHIPGAVHSTWHEYSDPNAVAKGLLNPALGEIERILQRLGVNQDSDVVIYSNPFDNWGDEGRMFWMLEYLGHTRLRILNGGWVKWTAEKRPFEHGPVSPAKGNFKAQPRPDVIAWKNDVKGLVGGPHPQTAILDARSVEEYLGKEVSGLPRPGHIPSAIHVAWNGFLNKDATVKELSVIREMLAAKGIDNGQDVICYCTGGVRSAWLYFILKLVGYSKLRNYPGSWWEWSRDFACPAEKDLHALQKMLGFDPASKPS